The Bdellovibrionales bacterium genome has a segment encoding these proteins:
- a CDS encoding DUF1304 domain-containing protein, producing MLFLTQTFVALVGIQHLIFMVLEMFFWDHPIGRKIFKTSVPFSSESRALAANQGLYNGFLAAGCFWSLLANESLTFPLMFFFLSCIFVAGIFGALTVSRAILFVQAAPAFIGLILIFLVRGPL from the coding sequence ATGCTTTTTCTGACTCAAACTTTCGTGGCCTTGGTGGGAATTCAACATTTGATTTTTATGGTTCTCGAAATGTTTTTTTGGGACCATCCTATAGGTCGAAAAATTTTTAAGACCTCCGTTCCATTTTCTTCAGAATCCCGAGCTCTCGCCGCGAATCAAGGGCTTTATAATGGCTTCCTCGCCGCTGGTTGCTTCTGGTCTCTTCTCGCCAATGAATCTCTTACATTTCCTCTGATGTTTTTCTTTCTCAGCTGTATCTTTGTTGCAGGAATTTTTGGAGCACTGACCGTGTCACGTGCGATTCTCTTTGTGCAGGCAGCTCCTGCTTTTATCGGATTAATACTTATTTTCCTGGTTCGAGGCCCCCTATGA
- a CDS encoding HAD hydrolase-like protein, translating to MTHLFDHLHPYENIIWDWNGTLLNDVEYAVGKINSLLAPRQLPTLDVQSYRERFCFPIRKYYDTLGFNFESETFEQVAFEFVDSFMRDYKSCELFPESRHWLEHVKSSGRSQSILSATDQDSLNQMMEHYGLLPLLDHIYGIGDKFAATKVHRGKELMEKTNMEPRKTLLIGDTDHDLEVGQAMGVDVLLVTHGHQCVKKLQSLHHFTYSPHRTPTSRGK from the coding sequence ATGACTCATCTTTTCGATCATCTTCATCCCTACGAGAACATCATCTGGGATTGGAACGGAACGCTCCTCAACGACGTGGAATATGCTGTGGGGAAAATTAATTCTCTTTTAGCTCCTCGCCAACTTCCAACCCTCGATGTGCAGAGTTACCGAGAACGGTTTTGCTTTCCGATCCGAAAATACTACGACACTTTGGGCTTTAATTTCGAAAGTGAGACGTTCGAACAAGTCGCCTTCGAATTTGTTGATTCTTTTATGCGAGACTACAAATCCTGCGAGCTTTTTCCAGAATCACGACATTGGCTTGAGCACGTCAAATCTTCTGGACGATCCCAATCCATTCTGTCCGCCACAGATCAGGACAGCTTAAACCAGATGATGGAGCACTATGGACTCTTACCGCTCCTCGACCACATCTACGGGATTGGTGATAAATTTGCCGCCACCAAAGTGCATCGCGGTAAAGAGTTAATGGAAAAGACAAATATGGAGCCCCGTAAGACTCTTCTTATTGGGGATACCGATCACGATTTAGAGGTGGGCCAAGCCATGGGCGTCGACGTACTTTTAGTGACCCACGGCCACCAGTGCGTTAAAAAGCTCCAAAGTTTACACCATTTCACCTACTCTCCTCACCGCACTCCGACGTCCAGAGGCAAATAA
- the htpX gene encoding protease HtpX produces MLKRIFLFGLINILIIATISVVMNIFGVRPYLEQNGINYTSLLIFCTIWGFGGAFISLALSRVMAKAMMGVKLIDANDPNADHRMLVQRIYGFAKQAGLQTMPEVGIYESPEVNAFATGPTKNRSLVAVSRGLLNSMNQTETDGVLAHEVSHIANGDMVTMTLLQGLINVFVMFFARIIAFGVSQTVDENKRYMVNFGVILVCEILLGLLGLMVLAAFSRYREFRADAGSARLAGTHAMVSSLQALQRTMQRTLPHNRAEESPAIASLKISGKAGGLLSLFSTHPSLEKRIEALQKRQYV; encoded by the coding sequence ATGTTAAAACGTATCTTCCTTTTTGGTTTAATTAACATATTAATCATAGCGACGATCTCTGTCGTTATGAATATCTTTGGGGTTCGCCCTTACCTCGAGCAAAATGGTATCAACTACACCAGCCTACTTATTTTCTGTACGATCTGGGGCTTTGGCGGCGCCTTTATATCCCTCGCACTTTCACGAGTGATGGCGAAAGCGATGATGGGTGTAAAGTTGATTGATGCCAATGATCCCAATGCGGATCATCGTATGTTGGTTCAGCGTATTTATGGTTTTGCCAAACAAGCGGGACTCCAAACGATGCCAGAAGTGGGAATTTACGAATCTCCCGAGGTCAACGCATTCGCGACCGGACCGACGAAGAATCGTTCGCTGGTCGCAGTGTCTCGAGGCCTTTTAAATTCGATGAATCAAACCGAAACCGATGGGGTTTTAGCTCACGAGGTCTCTCACATCGCTAATGGCGATATGGTCACGATGACTTTGCTTCAAGGCTTAATTAACGTTTTTGTCATGTTCTTTGCGCGCATCATCGCTTTTGGCGTGAGCCAAACGGTGGATGAAAACAAACGGTACATGGTGAACTTTGGAGTGATATTGGTTTGCGAAATTCTCCTTGGTCTTTTAGGTCTGATGGTCCTCGCGGCGTTCTCTCGTTATCGCGAGTTCCGTGCCGACGCTGGTAGCGCGCGATTGGCAGGAACGCATGCGATGGTGTCGTCCCTTCAAGCTCTGCAAAGAACCATGCAACGAACTCTGCCGCACAACCGCGCGGAAGAGTCCCCGGCCATCGCGAGTCTCAAAATTTCTGGGAAAGCGGGAGGTTTATTAAGTTTATTTTCGACCCATCCCTCTTTGGAAAAGCGCATCGAGGCTTTGCAGAAACGCCAGTATGTCTAA
- the rarD gene encoding EamA family transporter RarD, with protein MTHRLGYFYAIAAYSCWGFFPIYWKLIKHVPPLEILCHRVVWAFLFYCSILIYKKRKFTLFWPENRTHLVRLSIGSLFLMANWFVYIYAVNNNRILESSLGYFINPILNILVGVFILGEVLNLSQKLATGLAVVGVMIISVSQGEIPWLALFLAGSFSLYGLTKKVVTVPALESNQYESMILLPLTIALLLFLEPLSGSAPFQWGDSFYPTLMLLVGGGIVTGLPLIFFTEAAQRLPFYMMGFFQFLSPSFQFLSGAVIFGEPLSRTKLFGFMFIWAAGGLVMMNQWFIVRRFRRDSKASVISTDSKTT; from the coding sequence ATGACCCACCGTTTGGGCTACTTCTACGCAATTGCTGCCTATTCTTGTTGGGGATTTTTCCCGATCTACTGGAAACTGATCAAGCATGTACCTCCGCTAGAAATTCTTTGTCATCGCGTCGTGTGGGCATTTCTATTCTACTGCTCGATCCTTATTTATAAGAAAAGGAAATTCACCTTATTCTGGCCCGAAAATAGAACTCACTTAGTACGTCTTTCGATTGGTTCTTTGTTTCTCATGGCCAACTGGTTTGTCTATATCTATGCGGTGAATAACAATCGCATTTTAGAAAGTAGCTTGGGATATTTTATCAATCCCATTCTCAATATTTTGGTGGGTGTTTTTATTTTAGGAGAAGTTTTAAACTTATCTCAGAAGCTAGCGACCGGGTTGGCCGTAGTTGGGGTGATGATCATTTCGGTGAGTCAGGGAGAGATTCCGTGGCTGGCTTTGTTTTTAGCTGGATCTTTCTCTCTCTACGGTCTTACCAAAAAAGTAGTTACGGTTCCCGCATTGGAATCCAACCAGTACGAGTCGATGATACTTCTCCCGCTGACCATCGCTCTCTTGCTATTTTTGGAGCCGTTGTCTGGATCTGCGCCATTCCAGTGGGGGGATTCATTTTATCCGACGCTAATGCTTTTGGTGGGCGGAGGGATTGTGACGGGATTGCCGCTCATATTCTTTACCGAAGCGGCCCAACGACTTCCGTTTTACATGATGGGCTTTTTTCAGTTTCTTTCCCCAAGCTTTCAATTTTTGAGTGGAGCCGTTATTTTCGGAGAGCCGCTGTCGCGAACAAAGCTCTTTGGCTTTATGTTCATTTGGGCGGCCGGTGGGTTAGTAATGATGAATCAGTGGTTTATCGTGAGAAGATTCCGAAGGGACTCTAAAGCTTCTGTCATCTCTACAGATTCAAAGACCACTTGA